A single genomic interval of Calditrichota bacterium harbors:
- the msrA gene encoding peptide-methionine (S)-S-oxide reductase MsrA, which produces MSEMNLETATLGAGCFWCVEAVFQDLRGVHSVISGYAGGHVKNPSYKEVTSGKTGHAEVAQIKFDPKEISYEDLLYVYWLTHDPTTLNRQGNDVGTQYRSVIFYHDEKQKEIAEKSKKETDANKVYPDPIVTEIEALTEFYEAEGYHQDYFNLNPNQPYCRFVIDPKVQKMKKMFKDKLK; this is translated from the coding sequence ATGAGTGAGATGAATTTAGAAACAGCCACTTTAGGTGCCGGATGTTTTTGGTGTGTGGAAGCCGTTTTTCAGGATCTGCGAGGCGTGCACTCTGTTATCTCCGGTTATGCCGGAGGCCATGTAAAAAACCCGTCTTACAAAGAAGTGACAAGTGGCAAAACAGGCCATGCTGAAGTTGCGCAGATCAAATTCGATCCCAAGGAAATAAGTTACGAAGACCTGCTTTACGTTTATTGGCTTACACATGACCCAACAACACTAAACCGCCAGGGAAACGATGTTGGCACTCAATATCGTTCGGTTATTTTTTATCATGATGAAAAGCAAAAAGAGATTGCAGAGAAATCAAAAAAAGAGACCGATGCAAATAAGGTTTACCCTGATCCGATTGTAACTGAAATTGAAGCACTTACCGAATTTTACGAAGCAGAAGGATATCACCAGGACTATTTTAATTTAAATCCCAACCAGCCTTATTGCCGTTTTGTGATTGACCCTAAAGTGCAGAAAATGAAAAAAATGTTTAAAGACAAGTTGAAGTAA
- a CDS encoding peroxidase-related enzyme (This protein belongs to a clade of uncharacterized proteins related to peroxidases such as the alkylhydroperoxidase AhpD.), with amino-acid sequence MSWIKIIEYDQADNHLKAIYDKVKGADGAIDNILKAHSLRPHTLTGHMALYKNVLHNLNNLLPKWYLETIGVYVSILNKCGYCVDHHFAGLQRLIKNENDWDAAKINKCLKADSPQQYFKSKLLAGLEYAKVLTLTPAKIEKNRIDEMRKSGLSDGEILEINQVTAYFNYANRTVLGLGIETDGEQLGLSPNDSNDPNNWEHR; translated from the coding sequence TTGAGCTGGATAAAAATAATCGAATATGATCAGGCAGATAATCACCTAAAAGCGATTTATGATAAAGTAAAAGGTGCTGATGGAGCTATTGATAATATTTTAAAAGCCCATAGTTTGCGGCCTCACACTTTAACGGGCCACATGGCTCTTTACAAAAACGTCCTTCACAACCTTAACAATTTACTGCCCAAATGGTACCTTGAAACAATTGGGGTTTACGTGAGCATTCTCAATAAATGCGGTTACTGTGTTGATCATCATTTTGCAGGTTTACAAAGACTAATTAAAAATGAAAATGACTGGGATGCTGCAAAAATAAATAAATGTTTAAAAGCCGATTCTCCTCAACAATATTTTAAAAGCAAACTTCTTGCAGGATTGGAGTATGCCAAGGTTTTAACTCTTACTCCAGCCAAAATTGAAAAAAATAGAATTGATGAAATGCGAAAATCGGGGCTAAGCGATGGTGAGATTTTGGAAATAAACCAGGTGACCGCTTATTTCAATTATGCCAATAGAACTGTTTTGGGGCTTGGAATAGAAACAGACGGAGAGCAGCTTGGGCTTTCTCCAAATGACAGCAATGATCCAAATAATTGGGAGCACCGGTAA
- a CDS encoding HAD family hydrolase — MKEQIKLICFDADDTLWVNEPYYREIEKRFSALMKEFIDEDACQEELLKIEINNIGLYGYGAKSFMLSMIETALKISDHKINQSKIGQILELGNELINKPVELLDGVENVLKSLKDKYRLIVATKGDLLDQERKLDKSGLEQYFHHIEIMSEKEPANYKKLIAHLDIPVGQFLMVGNSVKSDILPVLEIGGHAIHIPCETTWAHEHVENHSTSNPRFQKVNSISEITGLLL, encoded by the coding sequence ATGAAAGAACAAATAAAACTAATCTGTTTTGATGCAGACGACACACTTTGGGTCAATGAGCCTTATTATCGTGAAATTGAAAAAAGGTTTTCCGCACTCATGAAAGAATTTATTGATGAGGATGCCTGCCAGGAAGAATTGTTGAAAATAGAAATTAATAATATTGGATTATATGGGTATGGCGCAAAGAGCTTTATGCTTTCTATGATTGAAACCGCTTTAAAAATTTCTGATCATAAAATTAACCAAAGTAAAATTGGCCAAATCCTGGAGCTTGGTAACGAGCTTATCAATAAACCAGTAGAGCTTTTAGATGGTGTTGAGAATGTTTTAAAGAGCCTCAAAGATAAATATCGTCTAATTGTTGCAACCAAAGGTGATTTACTGGACCAGGAACGTAAGCTGGATAAATCGGGACTTGAACAATATTTCCATCATATCGAGATAATGAGCGAAAAAGAACCCGCAAATTACAAAAAATTAATCGCTCACTTGGATATCCCGGTTGGCCAATTTCTTATGGTCGGCAATTCAGTAAAATCGGATATATTGCCTGTATTGGAAATTGGTGGTCACGCTATTCACATCCCATGTGAAACTACCTGGGCTCATGAACATGTGGAAAATCATAGCACATCAAATCCACGTTTTCAAAAAGTAAATTCTATTTCAGAAATAACCGGATTACTTCTTTAA
- a CDS encoding phosphoribosylaminoimidazolesuccinocarboxamide synthase, with product MLNQKEIINLVEEYGNRVNEGRPIRKIIEDGDLPRLSGATVLDGKVSDSVFAENLKTKNGIPIRLMFRGNRISTHDENRGAIPFKDQVLAQNHDHMLNLVKYVLGTSQFDVPGLKPSSTVIPAENLQLIMLENVLRMYMAESSTSTSLYQHWLKAKEEGLDNFTYALHAIEVNSLVPNGPLAYLMDTPSTKDKIDKTVDPYYLVENNICTQQQYKQIRNASIMAFGIITQYLKEKGMVLVDTKTEHGINSKGKIVSADELYTMDSSRFWKLNDDGSIASRDNKPVSFSKEFARGMVKEKGQQFTEEQSNEIAVRYIQGLQNLTGKSFEPDLRPRDQRIIESTNLILDYLL from the coding sequence ATGTTAAACCAAAAAGAAATTATTAATCTGGTAGAGGAATATGGCAATCGCGTAAATGAAGGCCGTCCTATTCGCAAAATTATTGAAGACGGTGACTTGCCCAGACTTTCCGGCGCAACAGTTTTGGATGGAAAAGTATCCGACTCCGTTTTTGCCGAAAACCTTAAAACAAAAAATGGTATTCCCATTCGTTTGATGTTTCGGGGTAACCGTATTTCAACACACGATGAAAACCGCGGTGCAATCCCTTTTAAAGATCAGGTTCTAGCTCAAAATCATGACCACATGCTTAATCTTGTAAAGTATGTTTTGGGCACTTCTCAGTTTGATGTACCTGGTTTAAAGCCAAGCTCAACTGTGATTCCTGCAGAAAATCTGCAGCTGATTATGCTGGAAAATGTATTGCGCATGTACATGGCAGAGAGCTCTACATCTACCTCTTTATATCAGCACTGGCTTAAAGCCAAAGAAGAGGGACTTGATAATTTTACTTATGCCCTGCATGCAATTGAAGTTAACAGTTTAGTTCCCAATGGACCACTGGCATATTTAATGGACACTCCCTCAACAAAAGACAAAATTGATAAAACAGTAGACCCTTATTACCTGGTTGAAAATAACATTTGCACGCAGCAACAATATAAACAAATCCGCAATGCATCTATTATGGCCTTTGGAATAATCACCCAATACCTAAAAGAAAAAGGTATGGTGCTGGTCGATACAAAAACCGAACACGGTATTAATTCTAAAGGCAAGATTGTTTCGGCTGATGAACTTTACACCATGGATTCATCACGTTTTTGGAAATTAAACGACGATGGTTCAATTGCCAGCCGCGATAACAAACCTGTCTCTTTTTCAAAAGAATTTGCCCGTGGAATGGTGAAAGAAAAAGGCCAGCAGTTTACTGAAGAGCAAAGTAACGAGATTGCCGTGAGGTATATTCAAGGTTTACAGAATTTAACAGGTAAAAGCTTTGAACCGGATTTAAGACCCCGTGACCAGCGGATTATTGAGTCAACAAATTTAATTCTGGATTATTTATTGTAA
- a CDS encoding YHS domain-containing protein produces the protein MKKVLMIAGGIIFVLIVVTIVMSVNDKIYPISMGMHDEMNLEEGLALNGNDPVAYFTEKSAVKGDAQFTHTWNNAEWHFTSDSTKNMFAANPEKYAPQFGGYCAFAVSKGFTADSDPATFHIEDNKLYIFHAEDVKQEFLSAKEENKKLAHSNWDEQ, from the coding sequence ATGAAAAAAGTATTGATGATTGCCGGTGGTATTATTTTTGTTCTGATTGTTGTTACAATTGTTATGTCTGTAAATGACAAGATTTATCCTATTTCCATGGGCATGCATGATGAAATGAATTTAGAAGAAGGGCTTGCATTAAACGGCAATGACCCGGTTGCATACTTTACAGAAAAATCTGCAGTAAAAGGTGATGCTCAATTTACCCATACTTGGAATAATGCAGAGTGGCATTTTACAAGCGATTCCACAAAAAATATGTTTGCAGCTAATCCTGAAAAATATGCACCGCAATTTGGCGGCTATTGTGCTTTTGCGGTCAGCAAAGGATTCACGGCAGATAGCGATCCTGCTACATTTCATATTGAAGATAACAAGCTATATATTTTTCATGCAGAGGATGTTAAGCAGGAATTCTTATCCGCAAAGGAAGAAAATAAGAAGTTGGCACATTCAAACTGGGATGAACAATGA
- a CDS encoding type II toxin-antitoxin system PemK/MazF family toxin, protein MEIKQGDVFWIDLGIPSGSEPGYRHPHVVIQNNVFNLSKINTVVVATITSNLKRANAPGNILLNKGEANLSRDSVINISQIFTVNKNDLIEKIGRISNKRINQVLEGLSLLFEPKELL, encoded by the coding sequence GTGGAAATAAAGCAAGGTGATGTTTTTTGGATAGATTTGGGCATACCAAGCGGTTCAGAACCGGGATACCGTCATCCACATGTTGTTATACAAAATAATGTTTTTAATTTAAGCAAAATAAATACAGTGGTGGTTGCAACAATAACATCTAACCTAAAACGAGCTAACGCCCCCGGAAATATACTTTTAAACAAAGGGGAAGCAAACCTTTCCCGAGATAGTGTTATAAACATCTCACAAATCTTTACTGTTAATAAAAATGACCTGATTGAAAAAATTGGAAGAATATCCAACAAAAGAATTAATCAGGTTTTAGAAGGATTAAGCCTGCTATTTGAACCAAAAGAGCTTCTTTAA
- a CDS encoding CopG family transcriptional regulator has translation MAGIKTAISLEQGLLEQIKKNAEEMNISRSKFFSIAVKEFIQRRQNQKMLAKLNSVYGDEMDTDKFENQDAMRNKQFQLLKDEPWK, from the coding sequence ATGGCAGGTATAAAAACAGCAATTTCTTTAGAACAGGGTTTATTAGAGCAAATAAAAAAAAATGCAGAAGAAATGAATATATCCCGAAGTAAGTTTTTTTCAATTGCAGTAAAAGAATTTATTCAACGTCGGCAAAACCAAAAAATGCTGGCAAAATTGAATAGTGTTTATGGGGATGAAATGGATACAGATAAGTTTGAAAACCAAGATGCAATGCGGAACAAACAATTTCAATTGCTTAAGGACGAGCCGTGGAAATAA
- a CDS encoding carboxypeptidase-like regulatory domain-containing protein, which translates to MKILIFLIFIIVPPIYCQTLSGLIFDETQEQPLVGCNISILGTNRGAISNNEGAYILDLVPGKHQIVFQFIGYKTDTLSLTIKNKNITKTISLIAQPFISDQIVVFAGQYSEAEQLILRASREKKKNLNLVQNYYCKSYTKTSISGWADSLKDQYAMLIEAYSELTWNAPDAWHETVKSIKTSANIPHSLPWFNSNTFLDVNADRINLAKKEIVGPTAPDAIEFYHYEIVDTLFQDNHRIFKMEVKPKENLRPLMSGYIFLIDKLFLIQKVDVQLNQNANHEMYEDIHIIQQYRPFEDNIYLPYYSHRESAWKFGLPGFPKMKYRKSNFREDYQINKDKNTSLQGITKIEIEESVSFDSVKMNIPPLSQSEVKGYVFLDSLVNNVTKVKVVTSVIKIIDYFSDLRKLPLGNFSDFYRFNRVEGNFVGLAFDSKKIIKPFDLKLAYGYSFGDEKSKFSINPGFSFAIGNTGVGIGLTHFNSIESREDKKLLPVWYNTFQSFFKNSDYFDYYYSKGSEANLNLKNGKYSLGFSIFDRQHKNASRHLRYGLFSGDNFIQNPTITIGNDKGYKIQLNYSSIAFKETPFLDKREIRNRNYLDLDLSFERATKKYSDFNYQKVNASVSLGQNTFFSGFLDLSFLASLGSDGLPIQKWSELEGGFSGYHRFKTFRTLDQNTILGRNKLALYSEHNFHNSLFRASHIPYIEDIKYDLLFIYNGGWAGNKKFENLLSKNFYSEAGFGIGRIFNFLQIDFVWRVRNFSNSSGFEISIKPMEIEF; encoded by the coding sequence ATGAAAATACTTATATTTTTAATATTCATAATTGTACCTCCAATCTATTGTCAAACGCTTTCAGGATTAATTTTTGATGAAACCCAGGAACAACCTCTGGTAGGTTGCAATATCTCAATCCTTGGTACAAACCGCGGGGCAATTAGCAATAATGAGGGGGCCTACATTCTGGATTTAGTACCAGGAAAACACCAAATAGTTTTTCAATTTATCGGTTACAAAACAGATACACTTTCCTTGACGATAAAAAATAAAAATATCACCAAAACCATTTCATTAATAGCACAACCTTTTATCTCAGATCAAATTGTTGTATTTGCCGGGCAGTATTCTGAAGCCGAGCAGCTAATCCTACGCGCCTCACGAGAGAAAAAGAAAAACCTGAACCTTGTTCAAAACTATTATTGTAAATCCTATACAAAAACATCTATTTCCGGTTGGGCCGACAGTTTAAAAGACCAATATGCGATGCTCATCGAGGCCTATTCTGAACTCACCTGGAATGCTCCCGATGCCTGGCATGAAACAGTGAAAAGCATTAAAACCAGCGCCAATATACCACATTCACTTCCCTGGTTTAACAGCAATACTTTTTTAGATGTCAATGCTGACAGGATCAATCTTGCCAAAAAGGAAATTGTTGGGCCAACTGCGCCAGATGCGATAGAATTTTATCATTATGAAATTGTAGACACACTTTTTCAGGATAATCATCGCATTTTTAAAATGGAGGTTAAACCAAAAGAAAATTTACGGCCACTTATGTCAGGCTACATTTTCCTTATCGATAAACTTTTTCTCATTCAAAAAGTGGATGTCCAGCTCAATCAAAATGCAAATCATGAAATGTATGAAGATATCCATATTATTCAGCAATACAGGCCTTTTGAGGATAATATCTATTTGCCATATTATTCCCACCGGGAAAGTGCCTGGAAATTTGGGCTGCCTGGCTTTCCAAAAATGAAATACCGTAAAAGCAATTTTCGCGAAGATTATCAGATCAACAAAGACAAAAACACATCACTTCAAGGAATTACCAAAATAGAAATTGAGGAAAGTGTATCTTTCGATTCCGTGAAGATGAATATTCCACCATTGTCACAATCGGAAGTAAAGGGCTATGTGTTTTTGGATAGCCTGGTAAACAATGTGACCAAGGTAAAAGTTGTAACAAGCGTGATAAAAATAATTGACTATTTTTCAGATTTACGAAAACTGCCTCTTGGTAATTTCTCTGATTTTTACCGGTTTAACCGTGTTGAGGGAAATTTTGTTGGCCTGGCTTTTGACTCAAAAAAAATAATAAAACCTTTTGACTTAAAGCTTGCATATGGTTATTCCTTTGGTGATGAAAAAAGCAAATTCTCAATTAATCCCGGTTTTTCATTTGCAATTGGTAACACCGGCGTCGGGATAGGCCTCACCCACTTCAACTCTATTGAATCTAGAGAAGATAAAAAACTATTACCTGTCTGGTACAACACTTTTCAAAGCTTTTTTAAAAATTCCGACTATTTTGATTATTATTATTCAAAAGGCTCAGAAGCTAACTTAAACCTTAAAAATGGAAAATATAGTTTAGGCTTTTCTATTTTTGATCGTCAACACAAAAATGCATCTCGCCATTTGCGATATGGCCTCTTTTCCGGTGATAACTTTATTCAAAATCCAACCATTACAATAGGAAACGATAAAGGTTATAAGATCCAGCTTAATTATTCATCAATCGCTTTTAAAGAAACGCCTTTTTTGGATAAGAGAGAAATTAGAAACCGGAATTATTTAGACTTAGATTTATCTTTTGAAAGGGCAACAAAAAAGTACTCTGATTTTAATTATCAAAAAGTAAATGCATCCGTTTCGCTTGGGCAAAATACTTTCTTTTCAGGATTTTTAGATTTGAGCTTTCTGGCTTCGTTGGGCTCGGATGGATTGCCAATACAGAAGTGGAGTGAACTGGAAGGTGGTTTTTCTGGGTACCACCGTTTTAAGACTTTTCGGACACTCGATCAGAATACAATTCTGGGCCGTAATAAGCTCGCCCTTTATAGCGAACATAATTTTCACAATAGCTTGTTCCGTGCCAGCCATATACCTTATATAGAGGATATTAAATATGATCTGCTCTTTATTTATAACGGTGGTTGGGCTGGTAATAAAAAATTTGAAAACCTTTTATCGAAAAATTTCTATAGCGAAGCAGGGTTTGGAATCGGGCGAATTTTCAATTTTTTACAGATAGACTTTGTCTGGCGTGTTCGTAATTTTAGCAATTCAAGTGGTTTTGAGATTTCTATAAAACCAATGGAAATTGAATTTTAA
- a CDS encoding CPBP family intramembrane metalloprotease, whose product MNIKKTPLTAFILGSIIYVLSIMLTALFSLIFIENLATKYIWLDQFVLKSILVVLSVLAIIFIGKSTLSAYGFRKGENVKWLSVFFTGAGLGALATVLILATPAKGVPELKNYGIIQLILLVWFYSSITEEILTRGFVQGFLEPLKTQTISFAGKTISIPVFTGALLFSLLHLSLFFKGADIYTAVIIIFFTFLLGLLAGTNREKYKSIYPAIVTHIAFNIGGLFAGIIFNILKIIITGQHP is encoded by the coding sequence ATGAACATAAAGAAAACACCATTAACCGCCTTTATTCTTGGCAGTATAATTTATGTTCTTTCGATAATGTTAACTGCCCTATTTTCCCTGATTTTTATTGAAAATTTGGCAACAAAATATATTTGGTTGGATCAATTTGTCCTTAAGTCAATACTTGTGGTGTTGTCGGTTTTGGCAATTATATTTATTGGAAAGAGTACTTTATCGGCCTATGGCTTTAGAAAAGGAGAAAATGTAAAATGGCTCTCTGTTTTCTTTACCGGAGCCGGTCTTGGAGCATTGGCAACAGTTTTAATTTTAGCAACTCCGGCTAAAGGAGTTCCTGAATTAAAGAATTACGGTATAATTCAATTAATCCTTTTAGTATGGTTTTACTCAAGTATCACAGAAGAAATTCTTACAAGGGGGTTTGTCCAGGGTTTTCTTGAGCCATTGAAAACACAGACAATCTCATTTGCTGGAAAAACAATTAGCATTCCGGTTTTTACAGGGGCTTTACTTTTTAGTCTGTTGCATTTAAGTCTGTTTTTTAAAGGGGCAGATATTTACACAGCCGTAATAATTATTTTCTTTACATTCTTGTTAGGCCTATTAGCCGGAACCAATAGGGAAAAATATAAAAGCATTTATCCCGCAATTGTAACCCATATTGCATTTAATATAGGCGGATTATTTGCTGGTATTATTTTCAATATTTTAAAAATAATTATTACAGGACAACATCCTTAA
- a CDS encoding TrmB family transcriptional regulator, with product MKQDRLKLLVSLGLNQLEAEVYTLLLSQEPMTAYRAGKLLGKPTANVYKAIESLSTKGAIIVEEGNNRLCNAISPTEFLNQLKRDFLNKTEQASDALSNLKPEIDDERIFQLKSLPLIIERCHNMLENCQTIAVIDAFPKPLDAIKPAVEAATKRGVEIFIQTYQPIKIEGAQITLTHQSKKVLEYWKSQQLNIVTDGREHLIALFNESFSDVYQATWSKNLYLSCMLHAGFIREHTIHKLMAVEKNEQMVEEINKILTQQKFFYNSMIPGQKELFLRHATL from the coding sequence ATGAAACAAGACCGTCTAAAATTGTTGGTATCACTTGGGCTTAACCAGTTGGAAGCAGAAGTATACACTTTATTATTATCTCAAGAACCGATGACTGCCTACCGCGCTGGAAAACTTTTGGGAAAACCTACAGCTAATGTTTACAAAGCAATCGAATCTTTATCCACAAAAGGGGCCATAATTGTAGAAGAAGGAAATAACCGTTTATGTAACGCTATTTCCCCGACAGAATTTTTAAATCAGCTAAAACGGGATTTTTTAAATAAAACAGAACAAGCATCAGATGCCCTATCAAACCTAAAGCCAGAAATTGATGATGAAAGAATTTTTCAGTTGAAATCATTGCCCCTTATAATAGAACGATGCCATAATATGCTTGAAAATTGCCAAACCATTGCAGTGATAGATGCATTTCCAAAACCGCTAGATGCTATTAAACCGGCAGTTGAGGCTGCTACCAAACGAGGTGTGGAAATATTTATTCAAACCTATCAACCTATAAAAATAGAAGGGGCACAAATTACGCTAACACATCAATCTAAAAAAGTGCTTGAATATTGGAAAAGCCAACAGCTTAATATCGTCACAGATGGAAGGGAACACTTAATAGCCCTATTTAACGAATCATTTTCTGATGTTTATCAGGCAACCTGGAGTAAGAATCTGTATTTATCATGTATGCTGCATGCCGGGTTTATTAGAGAACATACAATTCACAAATTAATGGCTGTAGAAAAAAATGAACAGATGGTAGAAGAAATAAACAAGATACTCACTCAGCAAAAGTTTTTTTACAATAGCATGATTCCGGGACAAAAAGAGTTGTTTCTTCGCCACGCGACCCTTTAA
- a CDS encoding sigma-70 family RNA polymerase sigma factor: protein MSNKDQLFQEIIDKHKDKIYRICYAYLYNKKLVDDLFQDVLINIWNALDRFKGEAQITTWLYRITMNTTITFNKNYEKQKKLFTNEIPLNIKDECAQTSEIHNQQKIDKLMQSIQKLKKDERLIISFVLEELSYKEVAEILGISVNSVGVKINRIKKRLLGIYKNG, encoded by the coding sequence ATGAGCAACAAAGACCAACTATTTCAGGAAATAATTGACAAGCACAAAGATAAAATCTATCGCATTTGTTATGCCTATTTGTATAATAAAAAACTGGTGGATGATCTCTTTCAGGATGTATTAATAAATATCTGGAATGCTTTGGACCGTTTTAAAGGTGAAGCGCAAATCACAACCTGGCTTTACAGGATTACAATGAACACCACAATCACCTTTAATAAAAATTATGAGAAACAGAAGAAACTCTTTACAAACGAAATCCCGCTAAACATAAAGGATGAATGTGCCCAGACAAGTGAGATTCACAATCAACAAAAAATTGACAAACTAATGCAGTCAATCCAAAAATTAAAAAAAGATGAAAGACTGATTATCAGTTTTGTATTGGAAGAACTATCCTACAAAGAGGTTGCTGAAATCCTTGGGATTAGTGTAAACAGCGTTGGTGTAAAAATTAATCGTATCAAAAAAAGATTATTGGGGATTTATAAAAATGGATGA
- a CDS encoding alpha/beta hydrolase — translation MKTIINLFILVAISTSTIFPIKENPAFKIKIYGDGPNMFLIPGATCSGEVWNETVEKYKNDYRIHVFTLAGYGGVEALKSDEILPVIKDELTKYILKHKSENSILIGHSIGGFLGMWMASEDNNLVDKIIIVDALPFLPAVTNPALTEEIARTSFANFKDFYINMDSTTVETNQRMVLQGMIKNSGKIEFVLQQSIKSDKRTMGVTMYELMSRDLRDDIAGITIPTLVLTSFDDSYDTLIGMTESKKQALYQDQFKLWKSSRVKLIGNSRHFIMLDNPVTFFEEIDAFVKEKKMSF, via the coding sequence ATGAAGACAATTATAAATCTTTTCATTTTAGTAGCTATCTCAACATCAACCATTTTTCCTATAAAAGAAAACCCGGCTTTTAAAATAAAAATATATGGCGATGGGCCAAACATGTTTCTTATTCCGGGTGCCACCTGTTCCGGTGAGGTATGGAATGAAACAGTGGAAAAATACAAAAATGATTACCGGATTCATGTTTTTACGCTTGCCGGATATGGTGGTGTAGAAGCTTTAAAATCTGATGAGATTTTGCCGGTAATTAAAGATGAGCTAACGAAATATATTCTTAAACATAAAAGTGAAAATAGTATTCTTATCGGTCATAGCATTGGCGGCTTTCTGGGAATGTGGATGGCCTCAGAAGACAACAATCTTGTAGATAAAATTATTATTGTCGATGCCTTGCCTTTTTTACCAGCCGTAACAAATCCGGCTTTGACGGAAGAAATCGCAAGAACCTCATTTGCAAATTTTAAGGATTTTTACATTAATATGGATAGCACCACAGTGGAAACAAACCAGCGTATGGTTTTGCAGGGTATGATAAAAAACTCCGGGAAAATTGAGTTTGTTCTTCAACAGTCCATCAAATCCGACAAGCGTACAATGGGCGTAACCATGTATGAATTAATGAGCCGTGATTTGCGAGATGATATAGCGGGTATTACAATCCCAACATTAGTATTAACAAGTTTTGACGACAGTTATGATACTTTAATCGGAATGACCGAATCAAAAAAACAGGCACTCTACCAGGATCAATTCAAATTATGGAAATCAAGCAGAGTAAAATTGATCGGCAACTCGCGCCACTTTATTATGCTGGATAACCCTGTAACGTTTTTTGAAGAGATCGATGCTTTTGTGAAAGAAAAAAAGATGTCATTCTGA
- a CDS encoding serine hydrolase has product MKNIFMLIIFIVAGLISFTTAKVDPVLQKKLEKTVVGFEGEVGIFVKNLSTGKSASINSEKIFPTASMIKVPILLTIFDKINLGELKYNQELIYKDSLLYPGSDLLGSFKDGEKITLSKLVMLMITTSDNTASLWLQHLAGTGTDINGYLSDNGFEMTRVNSRTEGRKEDWQKYGWGQTTPKEMAELLVSIHQGKAVGKSADEEMYRVLCNIYLNDVALTQIPPFVQAASKQGAVSQSRSEVVLVNGPSGDYVFCVITKNQKDTSWDFDNAGYVLIRQISNLLWDYFEPGLEWKPAEGFEKWAK; this is encoded by the coding sequence ATAAAAAACATTTTTATGTTAATAATTTTTATTGTTGCCGGACTTATATCTTTTACAACAGCAAAAGTAGATCCGGTATTGCAGAAAAAACTTGAAAAAACGGTTGTTGGTTTTGAAGGGGAGGTTGGCATTTTTGTTAAAAATCTTTCCACGGGAAAATCTGCTTCCATTAATTCTGAAAAAATATTTCCTACAGCCAGTATGATCAAAGTACCCATTTTGCTTACTATTTTTGATAAAATTAATTTGGGTGAATTAAAATATAACCAGGAATTGATTTACAAAGATTCATTGCTTTATCCCGGATCCGATCTTTTGGGTTCATTTAAAGATGGAGAAAAAATCACTCTCAGCAAACTAGTTATGCTAATGATTACAACGAGTGATAATACGGCCAGCCTTTGGCTTCAACACCTTGCAGGAACAGGAACAGATATTAATGGCTACCTTTCTGATAATGGTTTTGAAATGACACGGGTCAATTCCCGGACTGAGGGGCGAAAAGAGGATTGGCAAAAATATGGATGGGGGCAAACCACTCCAAAAGAAATGGCAGAATTACTGGTTAGCATTCACCAGGGTAAAGCAGTAGGCAAATCTGCAGATGAAGAAATGTACCGTGTTTTGTGTAATATTTATTTGAACGATGTTGCGCTCACCCAAATACCACCTTTTGTACAAGCAGCATCAAAACAAGGTGCCGTTAGTCAATCACGTTCTGAGGTAGTTCTGGTAAATGGGCCATCTGGGGATTATGTTTTTTGTGTGATTACAAAAAACCAAAAAGATACAAGCTGGGATTTTGATAATGCCGGTTATGTTTTAATCAGGCAAATTTCAAATCTTTTGTGGGACTATTTTGAGCCGGGTTTAGAATGGAAACCTGCAGAAGGATTTGAAAAATGGGCAAAATAG